CTGGACACGTGGCCTCGGTCTTTGCCGAAGTCATGTTTGAGCAGCTGTTCACCAAGGGCTTTTTTCATGCAGATCCGCATCCGGGCAATATTTTTGTCACGCCAACACCAATGGATGCTGGCGACAACCAGCCGTGGAGGCTGACCTTTATCGATTTCGGCATGATGGGCGAGGTTTCATCTCACACCCGCGCCGGGCTGCGAAAGCTGCTCATCGCGGCAGCGTCGCGCGACGGCAAGGGCTTAGTGACGGCGATGGGCGATCTTGGTGTGCTCCTCCCATCTGCCGAAACAGCAGATCTTGAACGGGCAATGACCCAGTTATTTGCACGGTTTGGCGGCATGGGCTTTGCCGAACTTCGGGAGGTTGATCCTCGAGAATTTCGCGATTTTGCGGTGCAGTTTGGCGATGTTGTTCGGTCGCTCCCGTTTCAGCTCCCCGAGAATTTCCTGCTGGTTATTCGGGCGATGTCACTCACCTCCGGCGTGTGCAGCGCCCTCAATCCGGCGTTTAACCTCTGGGATTCGGTTGAGCCGTTTGCCTCGCAACTCCTGCGGGATGAGGGCGGCAACGCGGCGAAGGATGTGGCGCAACAGGCCCTCGAACTCATTGGCATCGCGTGGAGATTGCCAAAACGGCTTGATGAACTCATCACGAAGGTTGAAGACGGCAAGATTGCGGTCACGACCCCCGCGCTCGACCGACGGCTCGACCGGCTCGATCGCACTGTTCGCAGGGCGATCTCTGCCCTCATCTTCGGTTCGCTACTCATCGCGGGAGCGGTCTTGCACGGAGAGCACCCGACAGTTGGCACCATCCTCATGGCAGCGTCGGCACTCCCCCTCCTGCACGCGCTCTTCGCGGCTCGCATCGGCAGATAGCGAGCGCAGATCCGACGCTAGAGTTCCTATGCCCCACGTTTTGGGAACTCTTGTGTCAGATCTGTGAGCCGAGATCCTGAGGGTGGCCGCGCGGGGGCTACCGAATCGTAATAGCGACCTCAACCGCGTAGTCGTGCTCGCTCGCACCGATAACAGATTGACGCACTTCCGCGTTGCGCAATGAAACCTCACGCTCCGATACGTGATCGAAGAGCGCAACGACCGCTGGATGCGTGGCGCCCTCTGGCAGTTCGGGTCCATCAGTAGCGTGCCAGGTGGCAACGAGCTCGGTTCGCGCCGGCAACTCGTCGACGATCGTCTCTGGGCCGCCCCAGTCTGTCATCAGGCGCGTTGGGGTCGGCCAGCAGCACATCAGTTCAACCGTGCCGTGGTTGGCCGGGCCAAGCGTCGTCCAGAATTGACCACTCGGCGAGAGGCCGTCACCCTGGAGTAGCCCAAAGAGTTCGGCAAATTGCTCTCCTGCCAGCTCATTTGCGTCGTCAAGTTCTTTGACTCGCTCCGGCTCGGCGGGCACGTGTACTTTCCTCGCTACAAATGGTTGCGGGGCACACGCCCGCTCGATGACGTTCGTTGGCACCCCGAGGGCGGCAATTATCTGCGTGGCGGCTTCATATGCGAGGTCTTCACGGAGGCGTTCGGCAGCAACACGGTCTCGGTGTGCCGCGAGCAGGAGGGCGGCATCCGCTCCGGGCGCTTCCGCCGTTGCTTGAATGGTTGCCACTTCGGCGAGCGGCACTCCGGCGTCGCGGAGGGCGCGGATGATGACACCCTCACGCACCTGATGCTCGGCATACTTGCGATAGCCAGAGGCCTCGTCGATAGCTGAGGGAGCCAAAACTCGCTTCTCGTCGTAGTGCCGCAGTGCTTTCACGCTCAGCCCGGTAATTCCCGAAAACTCTCCAATATTTAGCATGTATCGAGCATCTCATCTCCTCTTACGGGAGGGTCAAGTTCGATTCTGGATGCGGTCAGGTAGCGTGGGTTTGACGCGCTCCAATACCGATATCCGGCGTGACCGCTCAGCCTCATGCTCTTCGGGTGATCCCGCTTGCTGGCGGGCCGTGGAGAATGCTGAGCAACTGCGAGGAGAGACAATGTCACCCACCACGTCGGCACACCGAGCGATCTCTGCGAGCGCCTCACGCTGGAGGTCTCGCTATTGGTTGGTCCTGCTCCTCGTGGCGGTGTCGTATGTGGCGTGTGCGGTGCAGACGGGGCCGAACCCAAGCTCGCTGTCCTTACTCATTCAGCTGGTCACAATCGCTGTCACGCTGCAGGTGGCAGCGGTGAGGCCACGTATTCGGCGTTTTGGTTGGATGTTTGCCGCGGTCATAGGCGTTGCCACGCTTATCGGCACACTGCTTGGCGCAGAGGGACACACCCTTGATGTGACGCTTGCCGCGGTTTCCGTCATCGCTTACGCTGCGGCGGCGGCCATCATCATTGCTGATCAGGTGCGGCAGCGTTCGTTCAATTTGCAGGCCCTCTGGGCAGTGATCGCCGCGTATGTCATGGTTGGCCTGAGCTTCACGTTTGTCTACAATTTGGTCTCACTCGTTTCGGCAGCGCCGGTGTTTGGTGAGGGCCAGGCTGATTCCCTGTCGAGCCAGCTGTTCTTCTCCTTCACGACGCTCACAACAACCGGCTACGGAAACATGGTGCCGGTCACGCCGATGCTGCAGAGCATCGCCATTCTTGAGGCCATTGCCGGGCAGCTCTTCCTGATCACCGCCGTTGCACGAATCGTGAACGCGAATAAATCGATCAAAAGCACCCGTGCGCACGATTCGGAGGCGGACGAGCGCTGATTACAGCTGCGTCGGCTCGGTCAGACGCCGCAGTCATTGACGAGTGAGGCGCATCGCCATCGCTTGGGTCACGCTGCTGTCGTCCGCGAGGCGGCGATACTCGGCGGTGCCTCGGCCATAGAGGGCAACCTTCGCGTCGGTGTCGTGGTGGATTCCCCAGCCGTACTGCTTGCCCAACGGTGATGCGCGGAGGCACGCCTGTGGTTTTGCGACGAAGGATGCGAAAGCTTCGGCTCGTTCCGACGGCTTCAGTTGCGATTCGTCCACGCCGGCACGAATCAGGTGAACGGCAAAGAGAAGTTCATCAGAAGTACGCGCATACGGGGCCGACGAAAGCAGCTCGTATTGCAGGGAGGCAATTGTGGGCTTTGCTCCGCGCAATCGGCCACAAGCATGGGCGTTTTCTTGGCCACATCCGCGCACAACCGCCGCTCGTTCCGGCTCGGTTCTCCACAACCCAGCCAGCCAGACATATCCACAGATTACTCACGGGGCTTTCTTCGCAGGCTCCCCGTCAACTACGATCTTTTTCAGAGAAACCTGTACGAGAGGATGCCGGGGTGGGCTTTCACAATCTGACCAGCTATCGAACACAGCGCAAGTTGACGAGCCAGCCATCGCGGCGAATCAGCTTGCTCGCGGTGTTCGCCCTCGTCGCTGGCCTCTCGTTTGTGGCATTTGCTGCGCCGCAGGCAGCGTCGGCCGATGTGAGCGCACAGTGCGCATCCCCGACTCGAACCGTCTCACCGTCTGACCGTTCCATTTCCGTAGCCAGCGGCGAAACGGTTCTGGTTGCTGCCGACTTCACCGGCGGCATCGACGCACTGCCAACAAATGGCGCCCTCTGCATCGCCTCTGGCGCGACGCTGACCGGCTCGTACCTGAATAATGCGGCGGGGTCACTCTCTGTTGCCGCCGGGGGTTCACTCTCGCTTCCGTCGATTGCCGTCGCAACCGGATTCCTCCTCGACGTTGAGGGCTCGGCTGCGGTCGCCGGCCTGGCGATGAATGGCAATGCCACGATACACGTTGCCGATGGTGCAACGTTCACCTCGGCAGGCTCAATTGCCTCGGCCTCGGGGGAATTTCATAACGAGGGCGAGTTCCATGTTGACGGTGCGCTCGATCTGAACACCGGCGTCCTGTTCGAAAACTCCGGCATCCTCTCGGTCAAGGGCGGTGCCAATATCAACGGCCAGCTCACGAACTCCGGAATAGCCAACTTCTCGCTCGGGTTGACCATCAACGGATCGGGCTCGCTCCACAATAGTTGCGCGGTCAACGCGCTCGGCGATCTCATGAACAACGGTGGCACCTCACAGAACGAGGGCATTGTTCTCACAACGGGCAACTTCACCAATAACGGGCGTTGGACTCAGTCTCACAACGGGGTATCAAGCGCGGTCGGCTTCACCGACGACGGCACCGTCACCGGGTTTGGTCGCTATCACTTCACTGGCAACTCGAGCGTGCAGGGCACATTTATCGGAGACTCTGCGGCAGACCCCATCGTGGTGCAATCAACAGCCCCCGGCTCACAACTCTTCAACACGCAAACAGGCGGTGTCTCAAATGCCATGAGGGGCACGGTGAACCTACTCGTGCCGTTCCCCGCGTGTGGGTCAACAACAGAACCGAGCCCAACCGCCGACGTTGAGGTCGCCAAGGACGGCCCGGCAACCGTCTTCGAAAACGGAGTTGTCACCTACACCATCACGGTCACCAACCACGGCCCCTCTGCCGCGGCAGGGGTCACTGCATACGACCAGCTCCCCACGGGTTTCACGCTCGACCCGGCATCAACGACGGGCACCGTGAACAGCGGTCGCATCAGCTGGAGCCTCGGTGATCTTGGCGTCAACGAGACGATCACGCTCTCCTTCTCTGGAACGGCCACCGCGCCTGTTGGCACCATTCTCACCAACGGCGCGATTGCATCCTCAACAACTCCGGACACCGCGCCAAGCAACAACGACGGAACATCGGAATCCAGCAGGGTATCGACCGAGGTGATCGCGACTCCCCCACCCGCGAATGTCGCGCCCGTTGCAAACGATCTCACTCGTGACACCAGCACCAGGCTGCTTGAGGTCGGTCAGGTGCAAGCATCCGATGCAGATGCCGGACAAAAACTCACCTACACAAAGGCGACGTCCCCCGCGCACGGAAACGTGTATTTCACCGCATCCGGCGGGTTTGTCTATCTCTCCGACGCCGACTTTAGCGGCTTCGACAGCTTCGATTATCAGGTGTGCGACAACGGCACTCCCGTGCTGTGCGATACGGCAACCGTGACCTTTAACGTGTACCCGCGAGCCATAGATGACAACGCGCAAACGTTTGAAGCATCGCCCGTCGCTATTCCGCTCCTGGCAAACGATATCCCGGGCAGCCAACTCGAAACGACAATCACGGCCACCCCAGCCAACGGCCAGGTCTCTGTCAACGCCACCGCGGGTGTGGCCACATATGTCCCTGCCGATGGTTTTACGGGAACCGACACCTTTGAGTATCAGATCTGTTCGCTCACTTCTCCCCAGCTGTGCGCTATCGCCACGGTGACGGTGACCGTCATCGCCGAGAACAACCCTCCGGTAGTTCAACCGCTGACACAAATAACGGTCGTCGATTCGGCAACCACCGAAACCGTGACCGCAACCGACCCAAACGCTGGGGATATCCTGACCGATGAAAGCGGAATCCCGCCACGCAGCGGCAGCGTTTCTGTCGATGCGGGCGGAACCGTTGTCTACACCCCGCATCATGGCTTTGCAGGCCGGGATGAGTACACGGTCATCGTCTGTGACGACGGCACGCCCCAGCTCTGCGCTACCGGACTCGTCAGCGTAGAGATCTTGCCGCTTGCGTCACCCGATTTGGCAACAACGCGGGCAGGAACTCCCGTCTCCATCGAGGTACTCACAAACGATGCAGGAACCGTCTCTGCCCCCACCGTCGCCTCGCAGCCAACCAACGGATCGGTCAGCATTACTGGCGGAACAGCCGTCTACACTCCAGCGACCGGTTTTGTAGGGACCGACAGTTTCACCTACACAATTTGCGCGCTCGAGGCGGCTGACCTCTGCGCAACAACAACCGCAACTATCACGGTAACCGCTGCACAGCCCGGTACTACACCGCCTGGTACAACACAGCCCCCAGCTCACGGTGGAAATGCCTCCGGACCAAGCACGGGAGGCCTGGCCGTCACCGGCGCCAACGACCCAATCGCGCCTGCCCTCGGATGGGCAGCTTTGGCAGCAGGCTTCGCCTGCATTGCCGCGGCCAGAAGCCGCAAACAGCGCCAGATCTAGGAAACGTGCGACGCCCCACCAGAGTTACATATCACTCGATGTAACCACAATCAATATCTTGACACACTAACTTTCAACACTCACTCCATTTGTCCAGGGAACCAACGGGTACGCCACAGCTAAGAATGCTCACGACCGTTTATTTATCTGCCATAATATATATCAAGCGAGGGCTTGGGGGCCCTCGCAGTAGGAATCTAGGGTTCCTACGTTGGGGGTTCTTTTGGGGGTTCCCAATCACGTTAATCAACGGATTGAGAAGAGAAAAAACATGAACAAGCTTTCTAAAGGTCTAATCGTTTCTGGTCTTGGCGTCGCACTTCTGCTCGGAACCGGCGGCTCACTCGCACTCTGGAACGTCAGCGCGCAGAGCGAGGCAGGCAGCATCAACACCGGTGATCTGAACCTCGTCGTCGCTCCTACCGGCCAAACATGGGAGATCCAGACCGGTCCGGCCACCTGGGCACCAATCGCCGACATTGCCGACTTCAAGATGGTTCCGGGCGACGTCGTCCGCCTGACCCAGCCGATGAACGTCACCCTTGTTGGTGACAACATGAAGGCAAGCCTCACGGTAGACACCGAGGCAGCCGTAGTGTCGGGTGACGCAACCGCCGCAGACCTCTTTACAGTCAACACGAGCTTCCTTGCACCCGATGTCGCTGGCGTCCAGCTGCCGGTGCAGACTCCAGGAACCAACGTTTGGAACTTCAGCGAGCAGGTGCTCGGCGGAACCCAGACGTTCAAGCAGCAGATCACCTTCGACTTTTCCGCAGCGGCGTCAGACCGGGTCGGGAGCGTCTCGAAGGTTGACCTGAGCAAGACCAACTTCGTCCTTGAGCAGGTTGCGCTCTAACCAAGCGCTACTTCTACAGGCCTACTGGCGAGTGGATCGCTCATATCGATACACTCGCCAGTAAGTCACCGTTTTCAGGGGAGGTAAAGCGGCATGGGCACGACAGAATCACTGAGCATCATGGCTCACTTGCGCACGTTCCGACTCCCCCTCGCGCTCCTCGCACTCGCAACGACTGCCATCCTCATCTTGAGCACAGGCAACTCGTTTGCGACGTGGATGGTGTCGCAACAGGGCAAGGGCACCATCAACACGGGTCGTTTGAGTTTTCAACTCATGGATGCAAACGGCCAGAACGCTTCACCTTCAGATCCAAACAGCTCGGCATCACCGAGCTACTCGTTTCAGGCGCTGACAATCAGCGCATTATCACTCCTGCCTGGCGATACCAGAGTTGCGCTGATGAAGGCCACGAACACGGGTGACACACCGCTCACACTGTCTATCACCGGCATAGGGAACTCGGGCTCGTCGGCAGCACACAAGGATTTAGTTGACACGATGCGCATGGGCATTGTTTCGTCAGCGTCAACCACATGCGATCCCGCAACGATCACAAGCTTCCGCGCCGTCAGCTCGGTGACCGCAACCGAAGCGGTGCAGGTCGTCCCTGCGGCATCCGCACTCAAACCGGGCGAAAGCACCAACCTCTGCGTTGGATATCAGCTCTCAGACACCACACCGAACAGCACCCAGGGACTCGCCATCAGGTTCACGTTCCAAGTGCGAGCGGACCAGCACCGACCTTAACCACAACCTGTTGCCATCCGCAACGACAACAACACAACCCAGATGGGCGCATAGAAAGGGGCACAGCATGGCAGCACACGCAGCTAACCGTCGCTCCCGCACCGCATGGGACATCACCAAAGCAATTGCGTTTGGCGTTGTTGTATCGGCGCTCATTGTGATTGTCGCGGCCCTTATTGTTGTGCCGCGTGCCACGGGGTCGACCACCTACACAATCTTGACCAACTCGATGGCCCCGGGACTTCCGCCAGGGACGGTCATCGTGACCCAGCCGCGCGCGATCTCCGACATCCGCGTTGGTGACGTCATCACTTACCAGGTCGAATCGGGCAAGCCAGCGGTCATCACTCACCGCGTGGTTGGCATCAGCACCGACACCAGAGGCGAGACCGCGTTTATTACCAGGGGCGATAACAACTCGGTCAACGATCCTGAACCAATCATTCGCGAGCAGGTACTCGGCGTAGTTATCTACTCGGTTCCCTATATTGGCCTCGCTATTAACGCCGTGACAGGAAACGCAAAACTGCTTGTACCCGTTCTCATCGCGGTCGTGTTCATCCTTTGGGGCCTTGGCTATGTGGTCTCATACGTACTTTCACGAAAAAAGAAGCAGGCCGCCCTCCCGGAAGACGATGCCGCATGAAGCGCCGGACGCTCACAGTCACCATGGCGGTGACCACAATCACTATGGTCTCGTTGGCCATTCCGTCGTTGGCCACGGCCAAGTCAAACTCGTACGTAGACGGCATTGCACCCGTTGCGCAGCCTGAGCCTCTCCTGCTCAGCAATGACGGAACCGTCTGGGGAACAACACTTCCTGAACCACTCTTCGACGCGGCCCATCGCTACGTTCCTGGAGAAGTACTTGAGTCAGGTTTCTGGATCCTCAACAATTCCGGACACCCCGCTTTGTACACGGTGCAGGCCACAAACGTGAACATGACTACCGCACTCGCTGGCACCCTCAGCATGACAGTTGGTGGCGACGGTCTCACATCGGCCCCGCTGACCAACTGCTTGACGATGGTACGCAACACACCAATTGCGGCGGGCGAACGACTCTACATCCAAAGCGCTGTTTCGCTCAGCGAAGCTGCGCCCCTCGACGCACGAAACCAGGTGGCTTCGTTCGGAATCGGCACAACCCTGCACGACGCTCCACTCACGATTGCTGACGGTCAATGCCTGGATGACACGGATAATACCCTGCCTCCTATTGCCCCGATCGATACCGACCCACCTTCAACGCAGACGCCTGCGCCGCCAACAACCGAGACAGCTCCGAGCGACGGATCAGGCAGTTCAGCATCGCAAGCCGTTTCGGCACCTGCATCACAACTCGCGCTGACCGGCGCATACCTGGGAATCTGGGCCCTGCTCGCTGCGGCTCTCTCGGTGGGAGGCATTCTCATTGGCTTCCGTAAACGAAAGGCAACTCATGAGTGATCTTGGCTACGGGATGGCGGCACAAACCGAATCGCGGCGACGCTCGCTTCGCCGCTGGGTTGGTGCGGCCACAGTGCTCGTGTGCACGCTTGCCGGTGTACTTGGCTCGATGCCTGCCGAAGCACTCTGGAGCATTAACGATGCCAAATTCACCGCAGTAGCCTCAACAGACGTACTCACCGCCCCGACTAAACCATCCGCGCTGTTGCCTGAGGCAAACGCACTGTCGGTCAGCACGAGCACCGGCCCAAGCAGCGACACACTCTCGCCCTCGTATACGTTTGAGCGCTCGACAACAAGTGACTTTGCTTCCCCAACGACGCTGCACAGCGACAGCCCGACGGTGAGGGACACCGGAAACGTTGCGCCAACGGCCACCCCGATGAAGCTCAGCAAGATTTCGACCGGGGTAAATTCCTCGTGTGGGCTCTCGGCTGGTGACGTGTACTGCTGGGGCCAAAACGATACTGGGCAGCTCGCCCAGGGAACCCTCTTCACGAGCTCAAACGTGCCGCTCAAGGTGCTGCGGGTAACCGATAACGCCGGTTCCCAGATTCCTGCCGCCGCCGTCTTTGTCGACGTTTCGGTTGGCGAGGGAACCGCTTGCGCCGCAACAACGAAGGAAGCCTATTGCTGGGGCATTAACCGCTCAGGCAATGCGACGGCCAACCTTGCCGGCGTCATTACGCTCGCCCGAAAGGTTCCGACCGGGGTCATTGACGGCATCAGCTCGATCTCCGTCGGCTACGACCACACCTGCGCAATCTTTGGCTCGCGGGGCGCAAGCTGCTGGGGCGGCAACCTCAGCGGACAGATGGGAAACGGCAACTCGGGCGTGAGCGGAGCCTTCGCTCCAACCCAGGTTGCGACATACGGTGTTGCAGGCTCGGCGATTCCGAACGGTGCGGTTGCCACAAAGGTCAGCGCTGGCAATCAGTACACCTGCCTCATCGCTTCCAATAACGCGTATTGCTTCGGCATCAACACATACGGCTCCCTTGGCAACGGAAACACAACCATGTATGCGGTTCCTCAGCGGGTTGTGACGGGCACGATGCCGATCAACACCGTGTCAGACATCGTGACGGCGGTTGAGTCCCAGAACAACGTTCGCGCATCGTGCGCGATTGCAAACTCAAATGTGTATTGCTGGGGTGCTGCCTCGTACGGCGCGCTTGGCAACGGAACGGTTGCCCCAAACGTCTCCAGCCCGGTCCGCGTCCTCCAGGTTCCAGCAGGAACAGCCTTTTCCCTCGCGAGCGGAAGCTCCGGCCACTGCGTCATGACGATGACCAACATCTCGTGGTGCTGGGGCGGGGGGACGGCAGGGCAGCTCGGAAATGGGATGGCCGACGTCTCGTTACCAATCCAGACCATCGTCCCGCAGGGCAAGATAGTGGTTCAGATTTCGAGCAATTCGAGTACCCGGTGCTGGTTGTTCTCCGACGGCACGGCCGGATGCGCCGGCGCTGGTGGCTACGGCAGGCTTGGTGACGGCGGCGCCGCACGTCCGAACGCGTACACCCACACGATTGTCGCGATGCCGAGCACCCTGAAATGCGCGACAGGTGCCGTCTTGCTTGCCGACAACACGTGTTCGCTCACGTCAAACACCACGTACTACTACCGGGTGTCGGTCACACTCGGCAACTGGTCAAGCCCTGTCTCCGCCGTCGCCGCGCTCAAGACGGCCTAGGCGCACAAACCGCTCCCAGGTTGCAACCACAATCGCTCGTTAGGCTTCGGATGTGGCGAAGCATCCGGCCGCCGAACAGGATTCGGTCAGCGACCAAGACCGATTTACGTCGGTTGAGCAGTCGCTTGATGACCGCATCCACCGCTGGCTCAGGGGCCTCCCTCGGAATCGAGTATCGTCGTTTCTAACCGGCCTGCTCATCTTTGGCATCAAGCAAGCGTGGGCCTGCATTTTTGGCGCCCTGCTGCTTGTCGCGATCCTCGCAACGCAACTCTGGTACCCGGATAATGCGTGGCTTGCCCGCAACGACCTGTTGACCCTGATCGCTATCGCAATCCAGATCACGCTGCTTGCCACAAAGTTGGAGACGGCAAAAGAGCTCAGAGTTGTTCTCATCTTTCACGTTGTTGGCACGGGGATGGAACTCTTCAAGACACAGATGGGGTCGTGGACCTATGAGCAGGAGGGGTTTCTGCACATCGGCCCTGTCCCCCTGTTCACCGGCTTCATGTATGGGGCGGTTGGCTCGTACATGGTTCGCGTCTACCGACTCTTTGATCTTCGATTCAACCGCTATCCGCGGCAGTGGGTCACCGCCGTGATCGCATCCGCGATCTACGTCAATTTCTTCTCGCATCACTTTGTGTGGGATGCCAGGTGGCTCTTGCTTGCCGTCGTCGCGGTGGCATTTGGCCCAACCGTGATGCACTACCGCGTTCGAGAGCGTTATTTTCGAATGCCGTTATTGGTGGCATTTGGACTCGTTGCCCTGTTTATTTGGATCGCCGAGAACGCGGCCACGTTTGGCGGCGCCTGGCTCTATCCCAACCAGGCCGATGGTTGGAGCTTGGTCTCGCCGCAGAAGATCGTTTCGTGGTTTTTGCTCATGATCATTTCAGTGTCGCTCGTGACCTGGCTCTATCCACCAAAGCGTTTGGTTGTGCATCACGAGAGGGGCAGCGAAGTCTCCGCGTAGCATCAAGCCCGCGGCTCGCAGCCCGCAGCTTGCGATGACGGCTAGCTATCAAACACATCTAGTTGATTTACTGAACTAGTTAGACATACAATCTAGTCATGACCCCAACTCATCGTGATGCAGCGGAAGACTGGCCAAGCGACTGGCTCCGCGCTACCCTCGGCCTCTGCACGCTTCGATCACTTGAGGCTGGGCCGTCCTACGGCTACGCCATCATCTCTTCTCTCAAAGACAGCGGCCTCGGCACAATCAAGGGCGGAACGCTCTATCCCCTCCTCACCAGGTTTGAAGAGGCCGGTCTCGTGAGCACCGAGTGGCGGGCAGGCGATGGCGGCCCCGGCCGCAAGTTCTTTGCCCTCACCACAACCGGACGCGCAGAACTCAACCGGCTCCGCACAGAATGGGCAGCGTTCACCACAATCAGCAATTCATTCCTAACAGCCGACCCTATCGGCGAGGAGGTTTTCTCATGAACAACGCCAACAAGGCATCCGCCTACCGCACCAACGATAAATGGTTGGAAGCCTTCATCCTCGAACTCAGGATGCAAGATGTGAGCGGCAA
The DNA window shown above is from Lysinibacter cavernae and carries:
- a CDS encoding PadR family transcriptional regulator, with the translated sequence MTPTHRDAAEDWPSDWLRATLGLCTLRSLEAGPSYGYAIISSLKDSGLGTIKGGTLYPLLTRFEEAGLVSTEWRAGDGGPGRKFFALTTTGRAELNRLRTEWAAFTTISNSFLTADPIGEEVFS
- a CDS encoding DUF817 family protein, coding for MAKHPAAEQDSVSDQDRFTSVEQSLDDRIHRWLRGLPRNRVSSFLTGLLIFGIKQAWACIFGALLLVAILATQLWYPDNAWLARNDLLTLIAIAIQITLLATKLETAKELRVVLIFHVVGTGMELFKTQMGSWTYEQEGFLHIGPVPLFTGFMYGAVGSYMVRVYRLFDLRFNRYPRQWVTAVIASAIYVNFFSHHFVWDARWLLLAVVAVAFGPTVMHYRVRERYFRMPLLVAFGLVALFIWIAENAATFGGAWLYPNQADGWSLVSPQKIVSWFLLMIISVSLVTWLYPPKRLVVHHERGSEVSA